From the genome of Flavobacterium luteolum, one region includes:
- a CDS encoding RagB/SusD family nutrient uptake outer membrane protein yields the protein MKRIYISMFVLSGLLLSGCSNDFLDVEPSEAIPADPALVNSDEGAKSFVTAIYNQFLGWEMSSFGWNAVSSIISDDADKGSDPGDTGGDKDIVDALTYNASTPSFESTWNANYAGINRCNQALAMFPKLDQASPDLKARLVGETKFMRAFMYFTLVKGYGGVPIVDHLATVPISEEDRKMQLTRKSVAEVYAFIEQDLNDAIEALPLKSAYTGADVVRASKGAAYALLAKVNLYQKNWQKVIDNCDKVTGYSLVTDYALQFKKEGEFGPESIFEINGVGSTSSPGFGIGNYTVSQAPRGAGGWGWGFNTPTKGLADAYEAGDVRKDATIIFRGSVLYDGRIVASTVANPRYNYKAYSSSFYNQEFTDTNLRYLRYAEVILMKAEALNELGETSAAIPLVNQIRKRAGLGDTPYTSQADIRKAIYKERRLEFAFEHDRWFDIVRTGQAEAAMAADGKTFIVGKHELWPIPTSFLREANGLSEQNPGGY from the coding sequence ATGAAAAGAATATATATATCAATGTTTGTGCTTTCTGGATTATTATTATCTGGTTGTTCAAATGATTTTTTAGATGTAGAGCCAAGTGAGGCTATTCCTGCTGATCCAGCTTTGGTCAATAGTGATGAAGGAGCTAAAAGTTTTGTAACAGCAATCTACAATCAGTTTTTAGGTTGGGAAATGTCTTCTTTTGGATGGAATGCGGTTTCAAGTATAATCTCAGATGATGCTGATAAAGGATCAGATCCTGGAGATACAGGGGGAGATAAAGATATTGTAGACGCATTGACATATAATGCTTCAACTCCATCATTTGAATCTACTTGGAATGCAAATTATGCTGGAATTAATAGATGTAATCAAGCATTAGCAATGTTTCCTAAATTAGATCAGGCATCACCAGATTTGAAAGCAAGATTAGTTGGGGAAACAAAATTCATGAGAGCTTTTATGTATTTTACTTTAGTTAAAGGATACGGAGGAGTTCCTATTGTAGATCATTTAGCTACAGTTCCAATTTCTGAGGAAGATAGAAAAATGCAATTGACACGTAAATCAGTAGCAGAAGTTTATGCTTTTATAGAACAAGATTTAAATGATGCTATTGAAGCTTTGCCTTTAAAATCTGCCTACACTGGAGCAGATGTTGTTAGGGCTTCTAAAGGAGCGGCGTATGCTTTATTAGCAAAAGTAAACCTATATCAAAAAAATTGGCAAAAAGTAATTGACAATTGTGATAAAGTAACAGGTTACTCTTTAGTTACCGATTATGCATTACAATTTAAAAAAGAAGGAGAATTTGGTCCAGAATCTATTTTTGAAATTAATGGAGTAGGTTCTACTTCTAGCCCTGGATTTGGAATTGGAAATTATACTGTTTCTCAAGCGCCTCGTGGTGCTGGAGGTTGGGGTTGGGGATTCAATACACCAACTAAAGGTTTAGCAGATGCTTATGAAGCTGGAGACGTTAGAAAAGATGCTACAATTATTTTTAGAGGTTCAGTTTTATATGACGGAAGAATAGTGGCATCAACTGTAGCTAATCCAAGATACAATTATAAGGCATATTCATCATCTTTCTATAATCAAGAATTTACAGACACTAATCTTAGATATTTAAGATATGCTGAAGTAATTTTAATGAAAGCTGAGGCATTAAATGAATTAGGAGAAACATCAGCAGCTATTCCTTTGGTAAATCAGATTCGTAAAAGAGCTGGTTTAGGAGATACTCCTTATACTTCACAGGCAGATATTAGAAAAGCAATTTATAAAGAAAGAAGATTAGAATTTGCTTTTGAGCACGACAGATGGTTTGATATTGTTAGAACTGGGCAAGCAGAAGCGGCTATGGCTGCAGATGGAAAAACTTTTATTGTTGGAAAACATGAGTTATGGCCTATACCAACTTCATTCTTGAGAGAAGCAAATGGGCTTTCTGAACAAAACCCTGGTGGTTATTAA
- a CDS encoding glucoamylase family protein has protein sequence MVRISVLFLAFAFFSCGSKEDKSKENVQENTSGVTALTDEQLLDAVQKQTFKYFWDYAEPNSGLARERYHPDGVYPENDSNIVTTGGSGFGLMALVSGMSQGYITKEQGVERLNKIADFLGKADRFHGAWPHWMDGNTGKVKPFGTKDNGGDLVETSFLVAGMITVREYLKDGSEKEKAVAQKFDALWKGVDWQWYTNNKNVLYWHWSPNYAWQMNFPLRGYNECLITYVMAASSQTHTIDAKAYHEGWARSGGIVSSKTKYNIPLILKHNGAEEFGGPLFWAHYSYVGLDPNHLTDKYANYWDLNVNQTKINYEYCVQNPNKNAGYGPEYWGLTASYSRNPDGSIGYNAHMPSNDQGVISPTAAISSIVYTPKESMAVIRNLYENHKEETWGDAGFYDALSLGNKWVAKRYLAIDQGPEVVMIENYRTGLIWKLFMNAPEVKQGLTKLGFKSGKYRLQ, from the coding sequence ATGGTTAGAATTTCAGTTTTATTTTTAGCTTTTGCTTTTTTTAGTTGTGGATCAAAGGAAGATAAGTCAAAAGAAAATGTACAGGAAAATACTTCTGGCGTTACTGCATTAACAGATGAGCAGCTTTTAGATGCTGTTCAAAAACAAACATTTAAATATTTCTGGGATTATGCAGAACCAAATTCTGGATTAGCTAGAGAGCGTTATCATCCTGACGGAGTTTATCCTGAAAATGACTCAAATATCGTAACTACAGGTGGTTCAGGTTTCGGATTAATGGCTCTTGTTTCAGGAATGTCTCAAGGATATATTACTAAAGAACAAGGTGTAGAACGTCTTAACAAAATTGCAGATTTTTTAGGCAAAGCTGATCGTTTTCACGGAGCATGGCCACATTGGATGGACGGAAATACAGGAAAAGTAAAGCCTTTTGGAACCAAGGATAATGGTGGAGATTTAGTTGAAACCTCATTTTTGGTTGCAGGAATGATTACGGTTCGTGAATATCTTAAAGATGGTTCTGAAAAAGAAAAAGCAGTAGCTCAAAAATTCGATGCACTATGGAAAGGTGTTGATTGGCAATGGTACACCAACAATAAAAATGTGTTGTACTGGCACTGGTCACCAAACTACGCTTGGCAGATGAATTTTCCTTTGCGAGGATATAACGAATGCCTTATTACGTACGTAATGGCAGCGTCTTCGCAAACACATACAATCGATGCGAAAGCATATCACGAAGGTTGGGCGAGAAGCGGCGGTATAGTTTCTTCAAAAACAAAATATAATATTCCACTTATTTTAAAGCACAATGGTGCAGAAGAATTTGGTGGTCCATTATTTTGGGCTCATTATTCTTATGTAGGTTTAGATCCAAACCATTTAACAGATAAATATGCTAATTATTGGGATTTAAATGTAAATCAGACTAAAATCAATTATGAGTATTGTGTTCAAAATCCAAATAAAAATGCAGGTTATGGTCCAGAATATTGGGGTCTAACAGCTTCTTATTCAAGAAATCCTGACGGTTCTATTGGATACAATGCACACATGCCAAGCAACGATCAAGGTGTGATTTCTCCAACAGCAGCAATCAGCTCAATTGTTTACACGCCAAAAGAATCTATGGCCGTAATTAGAAATTTATACGAAAATCATAAAGAAGAAACTTGGGGAGATGCAGGTTTTTATGATGCTTTGAGTTTAGGAAATAAGTGGGTTGCAAAACGTTATTTAGCAATAGATCAAGGTCCTGAAGTTGTAATGATCGAAAATTATAGAACAGGATTGATATGGAAATTGTTTATGAACGCGCCAGAAGTAAAACAAGGTTTAACAAAACTTGGATTTAAATCTGGAAAATACAGACTTCAATAA